One genomic region from Saccharomyces cerevisiae S288C chromosome XI, complete sequence encodes:
- the MIA40 gene encoding Mia40p (Import and assembly protein in mitochondrial intermembrane space; component of MIA pathway which mediates import and oxidative folding of substrates including small proteins containing twin cysteine motifs; acts in concert with Erv1p, which oxidizes the cysteine residues of Mia40p to comprise a disulfide relay system that catalyzes import; also mediates folding of Atp23p via a chaperone-like activity; forms a dimer that binds iron-sulfur cluster in vitro): MLRNLVVRNACRNRPSIQVARGLCRHQTRRLMASSPQFGRNSNQEKTAGFIMGILSMAGALYFIAPNRKPLFASRKVESDKTAEEELSSGGEQSPENEDDNNSKSDENGDDNDSKNDETEAGPQLGGDKIGASKVAEDGELVVLAEEDNKSSEDKDTDESKVSTKDDEQSNEDNATANNQKDENISSENSEENTSDKTLDNNAGSSEKKDPEHSDDEKSQQGQSDDKTTTEDNNGEEESSKKTVSDSENSAKQSESSDEEKEELRKQEEKQMGPTEEEVQHEGAYNPDTGEINWDCPCLGGMAHGPCGEEFKSAFSCFVYSEAEPKGIDCVEKFQHMQDCFRKYPEHYAEQLKETSDDEEPQDKVKVNTIESAPNVSSAKENAAKKAEQSDVKKEPLNEESKP; this comes from the coding sequence ATGCTTCGCAACTTAGTCGTCAGGAATGCGTGCAGAAACAGGCCGTCAATTCAAGTGGCAAGGGGGTTATGCCGACACCAAACAAGACGTCTCATGGCGTCCTCCCCTCAGTTCGGTAGGAACTCCAATCAGGAAAAAACAGCGGGCTTTATAATGGGGATTCTTTCTATGGCTGGTgctttatattttattgcTCCTAATAGGAAGCCTCTTTTCGCCTCAAGGAAGGTAGAATCCGATAAAACCGCAGAGGAAGAGCTTTCCAGTGGTGGTGAGCAATCaccagaaaatgaagatgacaacaacagcaaaagCGATGAAAATGGAGATGACAACGACAGCAAAAACGATGAAACTGAAGCTGGCCCTCAATTAGGGGGTGATAAAATTGGTGCTTCAAAAGTAGCTGAAGATGGTGAATTGGTTGTTCTAGCAGAAGAAGACAACAAGTCTTCCGAAGATAAAGATACTGATGAATCAAAGGTATCAACCAAAGATGATGAGCAATCCAATGAAGACAATGCCACCGCTAACAATCAAAAGGATGAAAACATAAGTTCTGAGAACTCGGAAGAAAATACTAGTGACAAAACACTAGACAACAATGCTGGAtcttctgaaaaaaaagatccaGAACAttcagatgatgaaaaatcgCAACAGGGACAATCTGATGACAAGACAACTACTGAAGATAATAatggagaagaagaatcctcaaaaaaaactgtaaGTGACTCGGAAAATTCAGCTAAGCAATCTGAATCTAGCgatgaagagaaagaagaactaAGAAAACAAGAGGAAAAGCAAATGGGTCCTACTGAAGAAGAGGTTCAACACGAAGGTGCTTATAACCCAGACACTGGTGAGATAAATTGGGACTGTCCTTGCTTGGGAGGTATGGCCCATGGACCCTGTGGTGAAGAGTTCAAATCTGCATTTTCTTGCTTCGTCTATTCTGAAGCTGAACCAAAAGGTATCGACTGTGTTGAAAAGTTTCAACATATGCAAGACTGTTTCAGAAAATACCCCGAGCATTATGCAGAACAACTAAAGGAAACATCTGATGATGAGGAACCTCAAGACAAAGTAAAGGTCAACACAATAGAATCAGCGCCAAATGTTTCAAGCGCAAAGGAAAATGCTGCGAAAAAAGCAGAGCAATCAGATGTGAAAAAAGAACCATTGAATGAGGAATCCAAACCTTAA